From the Paludisphaera mucosa genome, one window contains:
- a CDS encoding Ig-like domain-containing protein, producing MDRRGAKSAWVRGFDSLETRELMAWSVAVVPGVAGVAGRALSGPIAQIIGVDPAVDPSTYTATIQWTPAASPVVVTPARTASPNTLDISGTFVFPTAGIYSVRIGVTDAANLTMFATSSISIVEPYSIIAAPVAISGGLGTTPFSGPVATFATTRPNSSIADFSAVIQWGDGSSSPGDIKGGPSSFTVSGSHPYESAGTFTTSISIVGVGDAPSGSTMGTATITAPSSGVTASGRTFVASAGQTINSGAPADDVVIATFTDPSPTAVGTYSALIDWGGGRTGPGAIRLEAGTSDQFEVRGTISYDSARSYPVKVAIYKSGSPFATASSTAQVVNTGASFSFTAGLAIAPGNGPNAANGYTLTNRPTFAGTATPYATVQLYARPTIADATIPIGSGVADGSGAWSVQSTPLADGAYAVTAVQTPPAGYPGEPVSLAANQGRVVVDTVAPQVVGVATDRSGRVTVLFRDESSGMDASTLHDAGDYALLGKRSSVIRPTSATLESVGASPTDAAVVSLALPGGRRTRSAFGRLRIDAAAAGGAGATDLAGNAVAPFVASLGRGRTVKPAARRRAR from the coding sequence ATGGACAGGCGCGGCGCGAAATCGGCTTGGGTTCGGGGGTTCGACTCCCTGGAAACCCGCGAGTTGATGGCCTGGAGCGTGGCCGTCGTGCCCGGGGTCGCGGGCGTGGCGGGACGGGCGCTCTCCGGGCCGATCGCCCAGATCATCGGCGTCGATCCCGCCGTGGATCCATCGACGTACACGGCCACCATCCAATGGACGCCCGCTGCCAGCCCCGTGGTCGTAACGCCCGCGAGAACCGCGTCGCCGAACACGTTGGATATTTCTGGGACCTTCGTGTTCCCGACGGCGGGGATCTACAGCGTCCGCATCGGCGTGACGGACGCGGCCAATCTCACCATGTTCGCGACCAGCTCGATCTCGATCGTCGAACCTTACTCGATCATCGCAGCCCCGGTCGCAATCTCCGGCGGCCTGGGGACCACGCCCTTCAGCGGCCCCGTGGCCACCTTCGCGACGACGAGGCCGAACTCGAGCATCGCCGATTTCTCAGCCGTGATCCAGTGGGGCGACGGTTCGAGCAGTCCAGGCGATATCAAGGGCGGGCCGTCGAGCTTCACCGTCTCGGGGAGCCACCCTTACGAGAGCGCCGGCACGTTCACGACCAGCATCTCGATCGTCGGGGTGGGGGACGCGCCGAGCGGGTCGACGATGGGTACTGCGACCATCACGGCGCCGTCCAGCGGCGTGACGGCCTCCGGCCGAACGTTCGTGGCCTCGGCGGGCCAGACCATCAACTCCGGGGCCCCGGCCGACGACGTGGTGATCGCGACCTTCACCGACCCGTCGCCGACGGCGGTCGGGACGTACTCGGCCCTGATCGACTGGGGAGGAGGGCGGACGGGGCCGGGCGCGATCAGGTTGGAAGCCGGGACGAGCGACCAATTCGAGGTCCGGGGGACGATCTCGTACGATTCGGCCAGGTCGTACCCGGTGAAGGTGGCGATCTACAAGTCGGGTTCCCCGTTCGCGACGGCCTCGTCCACGGCGCAGGTGGTGAACACCGGGGCGAGCTTCTCGTTCACGGCGGGGCTGGCGATCGCGCCGGGCAACGGCCCGAACGCGGCGAACGGGTACACGCTGACCAACCGGCCGACGTTCGCCGGGACGGCGACGCCGTACGCGACGGTGCAACTCTACGCCAGGCCGACGATCGCCGACGCGACGATCCCGATCGGGTCGGGGGTGGCCGACGGCTCGGGGGCGTGGTCGGTCCAGTCGACCCCGCTGGCCGACGGTGCGTATGCGGTGACGGCCGTGCAGACGCCGCCCGCGGGATATCCCGGTGAGCCGGTTTCGCTCGCCGCGAACCAGGGGCGAGTCGTGGTGGACACGGTCGCGCCGCAGGTCGTCGGCGTGGCGACGGACCGGTCGGGCCGCGTGACGGTCCTGTTCCGGGACGAATCGAGCGGGATGGACGCGTCCACCCTGCACGACGCCGGCGATTACGCCCTGCTGGGCAAGAGGTCGTCCGTCATACGCCCGACGTCCGCGACGTTGGAGTCGGTGGGGGCCTCGCCGACGGACGCGGCCGTGGTCTCGCTGGCCCTGCCGGGGGGGCGCCGAACACGCTCGGCGTTCGGCCGGCTCCGGATCGACGCGGCCGCCGCCGGCGGGGCGGGCGCGACCGACCTGGCCGGCAACGCGGTCGCCCCCTTCGTCGCCTCGCTGGGCCGGGGCCGGACCGTCAAGCCCGCCGCCCGCAGGCGGGCCCGCTGA
- a CDS encoding IS5 family transposase, giving the protein MRTHHYPSDVTDEQWALTEPLIPVYPGGRPRKTDVRDVLDAVSYILRTGCRRRYIPEGFPPRSTTGRYFDEWRSNGTLDRLHDALRREVRTKEKPYRPRSSARVDSQSVDTTSGGEERGRDDAKNVDGRKRHIVVDSMGLLLAVLVTAASVDDGRAASALFARLNGQPMGKVTRMYADSKYHDM; this is encoded by the coding sequence ATGAGAACGCACCACTACCCCAGCGACGTCACCGACGAGCAGTGGGCCCTGACCGAGCCGCTCATCCCCGTCTATCCCGGCGGGCGCCCCCGCAAGACCGACGTCCGGGACGTCCTCGACGCCGTCTCGTACATCCTCCGCACGGGCTGCCGGCGGCGGTACATCCCGGAAGGCTTCCCGCCCCGGAGCACGACCGGGAGGTACTTCGACGAGTGGCGGTCGAACGGGACGCTCGACCGCCTCCACGACGCCCTCCGGCGGGAGGTGCGGACGAAGGAGAAGCCCTATCGGCCCAGGTCCTCCGCCAGAGTCGACAGCCAATCGGTCGACACGACCTCCGGCGGCGAGGAACGCGGACGTGACGACGCCAAGAACGTCGACGGGCGGAAACGTCACATCGTGGTGGATTCCATGGGGTTGCTGCTCGCCGTGCTCGTGACGGCCGCCTCGGTCGACGACGGCCGGGCGGCCTCGGCCCTGTTCGCCCGGTTGAACGGCCAGCCGATGGGCAAGGTGACCCGGATGTACGCCGACTCGAAGTATCACGACATGTAG
- a CDS encoding Tn3 family transposase, translating into MTRRCSGRPSPVKHRPVTGYGYLSEPPLRSRIRKGLLKVEQLHALARDVNYGRRGRINARELHDQMNSCSCLTLIIACVICWRAKEISRVVRRCQPKEDQEKIDVTLLEHVSPIEWDNVIPYGQYILNRAQVR; encoded by the coding sequence ATGACTCGAAGATGCTCAGGCCGACCGTCGCCGGTCAAGCACCGGCCCGTGACCGGTTACGGCTACCTGTCCGAGCCGCCGTTGCGGTCGCGGATCCGGAAGGGCTTGCTGAAGGTCGAGCAGTTGCACGCGCTGGCCCGGGACGTCAATTACGGGCGACGGGGACGGATCAACGCCCGCGAGTTGCACGATCAGATGAACTCTTGTAGCTGCTTGACGCTGATCATCGCCTGCGTGATCTGCTGGCGGGCGAAGGAGATTTCAAGGGTTGTGAGGCGGTGTCAACCGAAGGAGGACCAAGAGAAGATCGACGTCACTCTGCTGGAGCACGTCAGCCCGATCGAGTGGGACAACGTGATTCCGTACGGGCAGTACATCTTGAACCGTGCTCAGGTTCGCTGA
- the tnpC gene encoding IS66 family transposase encodes MTRPACIPAEYWDALPAELRPGLLAIVAAFEARIAAQDARIAELEARLDQNSSNSSRPPSSDPPHLKSAPPREPSGRRRGGQPGHRRNDRIRLEPDEVVDVGPDRCRRRGEGLAGDDRDPLVRQVFELPVVRPHVVEYRLHRSTCPRCGESPRGVAPVGAEVGYGPRAQAACAVLAGEGRMGKRLVARVMRGLFGLPIGPAAICDLERRTADALAPAHAEALGHIRGLPANVDKTSWPQGRRRGWLWAALANGLGVFRVAAGRGRDAFEALMGRSPPAVVTSDRYSAYAHLPAERRQACWARLRRDFQAMLDRADAGKATGEELLLHSGVLFDAWSKVRAGAVSRGTFASRTLPWLRREVRALLRRGVGCGAKKTAATCREILKVEASLWTFAKAEGVEPTNNAAERALRQAVCRRKTSFGTDSPAGSRFVERILTAIESCCRQSRDLLDFLVEAVEARRSGGKPPSLVPAGA; translated from the coding sequence ATGACGCGGCCCGCCTGCATACCCGCCGAGTATTGGGACGCCCTCCCGGCCGAGCTGCGGCCGGGCCTGCTGGCGATCGTCGCCGCGTTCGAGGCCCGGATCGCGGCGCAGGACGCCCGCATCGCCGAGCTGGAGGCGAGGCTGGACCAAAATTCGTCGAACTCGTCGCGGCCGCCGTCGAGCGACCCGCCGCACCTCAAGTCGGCCCCGCCGCGGGAGCCGTCGGGACGACGGCGAGGCGGTCAGCCGGGACATCGGCGGAACGACCGCATCCGGCTCGAGCCCGACGAGGTCGTCGACGTCGGGCCCGATCGCTGCCGTCGCCGCGGCGAGGGCCTCGCGGGCGACGACCGCGACCCCCTGGTCCGCCAGGTCTTCGAGCTCCCCGTCGTCCGGCCGCACGTCGTGGAATATCGGCTGCATCGCTCGACCTGCCCGCGGTGCGGGGAGTCGCCCCGCGGCGTCGCCCCGGTCGGGGCCGAGGTCGGCTACGGGCCGCGGGCCCAGGCGGCCTGCGCCGTCCTGGCGGGCGAGGGTCGGATGGGCAAGCGTCTCGTCGCCCGCGTCATGAGAGGCCTCTTCGGCCTGCCGATCGGCCCGGCGGCGATCTGCGACCTGGAGCGACGCACCGCCGACGCCCTAGCGCCGGCCCACGCCGAAGCCCTCGGACACATCCGCGGACTCCCCGCCAACGTCGACAAGACGAGCTGGCCGCAAGGGCGTCGCCGGGGCTGGCTCTGGGCGGCCCTCGCGAACGGGCTGGGCGTCTTCCGGGTCGCGGCGGGCCGCGGCCGCGACGCCTTCGAGGCCCTGATGGGCCGGTCGCCGCCGGCGGTCGTGACGTCGGACCGCTACTCGGCGTACGCGCACCTTCCGGCCGAGCGACGCCAGGCCTGCTGGGCGCGCCTCCGCCGGGATTTCCAGGCGATGCTCGACCGAGCCGACGCCGGGAAGGCGACCGGCGAAGAACTGCTGTTGCATTCCGGCGTCCTGTTCGACGCCTGGTCGAAGGTCCGCGCCGGGGCCGTCTCGAGAGGGACGTTCGCGAGTCGGACGCTGCCGTGGCTGCGTCGCGAGGTGCGGGCTCTCCTGAGGCGCGGCGTGGGATGCGGCGCGAAGAAGACGGCGGCGACGTGTCGCGAGATCCTCAAGGTCGAGGCGTCGCTGTGGACGTTCGCGAAGGCCGAGGGCGTCGAGCCGACGAACAACGCCGCCGAGCGGGCGTTGCGTCAGGCCGTCTGCCGGCGCAAGACCAGCTTCGGGACCGACTCGCCGGCCGGCTCTCGATTCGTGGAACGCATCCTGACCGCGATCGAATCCTGCTGCCGCCAATCCCGCGACCTGCTCGACTTCCTCGTCGAAGCGGTCGAAGCCCGCCGCTCAGGCGGCAAGCCGCCCTCGCTCGTCCCCGCCGGGGCGTGA
- a CDS encoding S1 family peptidase, protein MMKRSAQVVACVLCAWSAREAISAPYTEEQLLGLASRSVVQLVVEREREPGRPPPPGREREYSSGSAVVVADRLVDGERRLVLATAYHVPCRADRIVVNRHDGRPIAVIEPGSAALCYVDRGRELAFLEVSPNADGAGLAAVDLENLVSVPRPDGEPRPIEAGRAFGYPRFRSVPIESRRIDLLGILTAGGLGLVRKGGDATPAQLNAADARFRLLGDQATLEGMSGGLAVDLEGRFAGLIYGRRIDQFNLSIPSQVVEQLWLRAAMDRTGWIGFADRPFRDPSLFEGGDDTGGMIENLMDWGTAEGVSILLGDDPLGALDRFLEIVVAPPLRQEPPDLEMLISISETLPNPKKHKLGIWINGKPQDVPGLFDPPVTFPMSRLPGETMVTLVKSCGRPDDYEIGQLVSPSRVDLTFRYKGEAPFLHVVRSLPAITHAYPLFLTILNDPGVVPGVKAGRKPANARLALRLDYAEAVLNQSPFSIEVQKTNPIEAPNAGEILPADRAAAPPKDPRSPDVSYDGVFKLDATRAWELRRLSLQRLGLTLNGDAILVDAIRYGGLTLDPRPVVPMAKASTRLSVSGRFQFPYEMPEPAAMPPGRGGEARRGLFISPRVTGAKHDPSGADELRVDVRDGLEADIAPIIRHLLALYVNARLLGENHPHWIEYDKIAPFLERLGLAAKQGWQAEARKMVFQYDKLRKQSWLILTLRLDPVAADGAPAPVQPAAAGMPADLLAAPEFDDAPSRVILLEAWGVPGAVAAHFPGMASANPVIAALAEEVVKELRLTVDLKETPEQSFEGLEPGEELFFFRSNGNDVADRILKALSHSIGRSESRMRIALGPHYARETLRAALGRPDLVFDEDPNGASFLVRASRGAAGSHASAALIGGPLVLRTPAGANVDLGDGVRLRDARLELESLEAEGDLDAAEFRSRTAGKLSLDSLGSGGLSCSKLSGRISMTVLSRPDRPQFAAGEVDSVRGTALLFGVPIPFQVGGKIPFKVDRGLFVDAELDALIDILQGR, encoded by the coding sequence ATGATGAAGCGATCCGCTCAGGTCGTCGCGTGCGTATTGTGCGCCTGGTCCGCCCGCGAGGCCATCTCCGCTCCGTATACGGAGGAGCAGCTCCTGGGCCTGGCGTCTCGCTCCGTCGTGCAGCTCGTTGTCGAGCGCGAGCGAGAGCCGGGCAGGCCGCCGCCGCCGGGCCGGGAGCGGGAATACTCGTCGGGCAGCGCCGTCGTCGTGGCCGATCGCCTCGTCGACGGCGAGCGGCGGCTCGTCCTGGCGACCGCGTACCATGTGCCCTGCCGGGCCGACCGGATCGTCGTCAACCGCCACGACGGCCGCCCGATCGCCGTGATCGAGCCCGGATCGGCCGCCCTCTGCTACGTCGACAGGGGGCGCGAGCTGGCATTCCTCGAAGTCTCCCCGAACGCCGACGGGGCCGGGCTCGCGGCGGTGGACCTGGAAAACCTGGTGAGCGTCCCGCGCCCGGACGGCGAGCCACGCCCCATCGAGGCGGGCCGAGCCTTCGGCTACCCCCGGTTCCGATCCGTGCCGATCGAATCCCGCCGCATCGACCTCCTCGGCATCCTCACCGCGGGCGGCCTCGGGCTGGTGCGCAAGGGAGGCGATGCGACGCCTGCCCAACTTAACGCGGCGGACGCGAGGTTCCGGCTCCTGGGCGACCAGGCCACCCTGGAAGGCATGAGCGGAGGGTTGGCGGTCGACCTGGAGGGGAGGTTTGCCGGCCTGATCTACGGCCGCAGGATCGACCAGTTCAACTTGTCGATACCCTCTCAAGTCGTCGAACAGCTCTGGCTCAGGGCGGCGATGGATCGCACGGGCTGGATCGGCTTCGCCGACCGGCCTTTCCGAGACCCCAGCCTTTTCGAGGGCGGCGACGATACCGGCGGGATGATCGAGAACCTGATGGACTGGGGTACGGCCGAAGGCGTCAGCATCCTCCTGGGAGACGACCCATTGGGGGCCCTCGACCGTTTCCTCGAAATCGTGGTCGCACCTCCCTTGCGGCAAGAGCCGCCCGACCTGGAAATGCTGATCTCGATCTCGGAGACCTTGCCGAACCCGAAGAAGCACAAGCTCGGCATCTGGATCAACGGCAAGCCCCAGGACGTCCCCGGCCTCTTCGACCCCCCGGTGACGTTCCCCATGAGTCGCCTGCCCGGCGAGACCATGGTCACGCTCGTGAAGTCCTGCGGTCGGCCCGACGATTATGAGATCGGGCAGCTCGTGTCGCCGAGTCGCGTCGACCTGACCTTCCGTTACAAGGGCGAGGCGCCTTTCCTGCACGTCGTCCGCTCGCTGCCGGCGATCACCCATGCGTACCCCCTGTTTTTGACCATCCTCAACGACCCGGGGGTCGTGCCCGGGGTGAAAGCCGGGCGGAAGCCGGCCAACGCGCGGCTGGCCTTGCGGCTCGATTACGCCGAGGCGGTGCTCAACCAGTCCCCCTTCAGCATCGAGGTGCAAAAGACGAACCCCATCGAGGCGCCAAACGCGGGGGAGATCCTTCCGGCCGACCGAGCGGCCGCCCCCCCCAAAGACCCCCGAAGCCCAGACGTCTCCTACGACGGCGTCTTCAAGCTCGATGCGACGCGGGCCTGGGAGCTTCGCCGCCTCTCCTTGCAGCGATTGGGCCTGACGCTCAACGGCGACGCCATCCTCGTGGACGCGATCCGCTACGGCGGCCTGACGCTCGATCCCCGGCCCGTCGTGCCCATGGCCAAGGCCTCGACCCGCTTGAGCGTGAGCGGTCGCTTCCAGTTCCCGTACGAAATGCCCGAGCCGGCCGCGATGCCCCCGGGCCGCGGCGGCGAGGCCCGACGCGGGCTCTTCATCTCGCCGCGGGTCACGGGCGCCAAGCACGACCCCTCGGGGGCCGACGAGTTGAGGGTCGACGTCCGCGACGGCCTGGAAGCCGACATCGCGCCGATCATCCGACATCTCCTGGCTCTGTACGTCAACGCGAGGCTCCTCGGCGAGAACCATCCCCACTGGATCGAATACGACAAGATCGCCCCGTTTCTGGAGCGGTTGGGCCTCGCGGCGAAACAGGGTTGGCAGGCCGAGGCGCGGAAGATGGTGTTCCAGTATGACAAATTGCGTAAGCAGTCCTGGCTCATCCTCACCCTCCGCCTCGACCCCGTGGCGGCGGATGGGGCCCCTGCCCCCGTGCAGCCGGCGGCCGCGGGGATGCCGGCGGACCTCCTCGCCGCCCCCGAATTCGACGACGCCCCCAGCCGTGTGATCCTGCTGGAAGCCTGGGGCGTGCCGGGGGCGGTCGCGGCCCACTTCCCAGGCATGGCGTCGGCAAATCCCGTCATCGCCGCGCTCGCCGAGGAGGTCGTGAAGGAACTCCGCCTGACCGTGGACCTGAAAGAGACCCCGGAACAGTCCTTCGAGGGCCTGGAGCCCGGCGAGGAGCTGTTCTTCTTCCGCAGCAACGGGAACGACGTGGCGGACCGGATCCTCAAGGCGCTGTCCCATTCGATCGGCCGGTCGGAGAGTCGGATGCGCATCGCCCTCGGCCCCCACTACGCCCGCGAGACGCTCAGGGCGGCTCTCGGGCGCCCCGACCTGGTATTCGACGAGGACCCGAACGGGGCGTCGTTCCTCGTCCGGGCGAGCCGAGGGGCGGCGGGCTCGCATGCCTCCGCCGCCCTGATCGGCGGCCCCCTGGTGCTGAGGACGCCTGCCGGGGCGAACGTCGACCTCGGCGACGGCGTCCGGCTCCGCGACGCCCGCCTCGAGCTTGAGAGCCTTGAAGCGGAGGGGGATCTCGACGCTGCGGAGTTCCGCTCCCGCACGGCGGGGAAGCTCTCGCTCGATTCGTTGGGGTCGGGCGGGCTCTCCTGCTCCAAGCTGAGCGGACGTATCAGCATGACCGTACTCTCGCGACCCGACCGACCCCAATTCGCGGCCGGCGAGGTCGATTCGGTGAGGGGCACGGCGCTGCTGTTCGGCGTCCCGATCCCCTTCCAGGTCGGCGGCAAGATTCCCTTCAAGGTCGATCGCGGCCTCTTCGTCGACGCCGAACTAGACGCCCTGATCGACATCCTCCAGGGCCGTTGA
- a CDS encoding M12 family metallopeptidase codes for MVRRRIGLRGLFFALIVVPSAFSPASRGQHVDHDDMFRTGPTLSMPYYDPRCRNSELSYSKIDGRVVVDGDLDLGTELEVLARSWKFGVLTADRVVHDMNNQGVPVIAALGLDANQEEKIRALAEFNPLQLPAKDLEEARERISKVVELLAPLRQANPVNPNQPIPGPVKAHAFVVFAGVNREFIWPGGKIPYVMDRDLARQPLIFDAMKEWGGRTGGAVSFVPRQGEPDYVHFRRGVGCNSGWVGRQGGEQHVTLSDNCQSPQILHELGHVLGLFHEQNRHDRATFLEIDEDAMEAGRADQFRRSMRNEEKAKAVGKFDWESIMLYPPRAFTKTGRPTMLRVGAKGDEEWGIASGKFYGGVTTHPSSGDADALKDLYKKNAGGG; via the coding sequence ATGGTCCGTCGACGCATAGGCCTGCGTGGCCTGTTCTTCGCCCTGATCGTGGTCCCATCGGCGTTCTCCCCGGCCTCTCGCGGCCAGCACGTCGATCACGATGACATGTTCCGGACGGGGCCGACCCTGTCGATGCCCTACTACGACCCCCGGTGTCGGAACTCCGAGCTGTCGTACTCGAAGATCGACGGCCGTGTCGTCGTCGACGGCGACCTCGATCTGGGCACCGAGTTGGAGGTACTCGCCCGGTCCTGGAAGTTCGGGGTCCTGACGGCTGACAGGGTCGTCCACGACATGAACAACCAGGGCGTGCCTGTGATCGCCGCCCTGGGTCTCGACGCCAATCAAGAGGAGAAGATTCGAGCACTGGCCGAGTTCAACCCCTTGCAACTGCCCGCCAAGGATCTCGAGGAAGCTCGGGAGCGGATCTCGAAGGTCGTCGAATTGCTGGCGCCGCTACGCCAGGCGAATCCGGTGAATCCGAACCAGCCGATCCCCGGGCCGGTGAAGGCTCATGCGTTCGTCGTCTTCGCGGGCGTGAATCGGGAGTTCATCTGGCCGGGAGGCAAGATCCCCTACGTCATGGACCGCGACCTCGCCCGGCAGCCGCTCATCTTCGATGCGATGAAGGAATGGGGCGGGAGGACGGGGGGGGCCGTCAGCTTCGTCCCCCGACAGGGCGAGCCCGATTACGTCCATTTCCGCCGGGGGGTCGGATGCAACTCCGGATGGGTCGGCAGGCAAGGCGGAGAGCAGCACGTCACGCTGTCGGACAATTGCCAATCGCCCCAGATTCTCCACGAGCTGGGCCACGTGCTCGGGCTGTTCCACGAGCAGAACAGGCACGACCGGGCGACCTTCCTCGAGATCGACGAGGATGCGATGGAAGCGGGGCGGGCGGATCAGTTCCGCCGCTCGATGCGGAACGAGGAGAAGGCGAAGGCCGTCGGGAAGTTCGACTGGGAATCGATCATGCTGTACCCGCCACGAGCCTTCACGAAGACCGGCAGGCCGACCATGCTCCGGGTCGGTGCCAAAGGCGACGAGGAATGGGGTATCGCATCCGGGAAGTTCTACGGCGGCGTCACTACTCATCCGAGCAGCGGCGACGCGGACGCGCTCAAGGACCTCTACAAGAAAAATGCGGGGGGGGGTTGA
- a CDS encoding IS630 family transposase produces MLQLGRAPGARPPGDHSQKKSRRAAEQDRPGLKAERAAWRDEFATLDPTRLVFVDETGSSTAMDRTHGRSPSGVRVDGPVPHGHWKVVTLTAAVRLGGVGACLAFDGATDSAAFETYVERCLAPTLRPGDVVILDNLSCHKTAEAARLIAAAGAELRFLPPYSPDLNPIERMFSKVKAWLRSAKARTIGGLIEAMGDALRAVRPADVLGWFRHSGYQPRRSSDTPDEKPL; encoded by the coding sequence GTGCTGCAGCTCGGCCGTGCACCGGGCGCTCGTCCGCCTGGGGATCACTCGCAAAAAAAGTCGCGGCGGGCGGCCGAGCAGGACCGCCCCGGGCTGAAGGCCGAGCGTGCCGCCTGGCGCGACGAGTTCGCGACGCTCGACCCGACCCGGCTGGTCTTCGTCGACGAGACGGGCTCGAGCACGGCGATGGATCGGACGCACGGCCGCTCGCCCAGCGGCGTGCGCGTCGACGGCCCGGTCCCGCACGGCCACTGGAAGGTCGTCACGCTCACGGCGGCCGTCCGGCTGGGGGGCGTCGGGGCCTGCCTGGCGTTCGACGGGGCGACAGACTCGGCCGCCTTCGAGACCTACGTCGAGCGATGCTTGGCGCCGACGCTGAGGCCCGGAGACGTCGTGATCCTCGACAACCTGTCATGCCACAAGACGGCCGAGGCGGCCCGTCTCATCGCCGCCGCCGGGGCCGAACTGCGGTTCCTGCCGCCGTACAGCCCCGACCTCAACCCGATCGAGCGGATGTTCTCGAAGGTCAAGGCCTGGCTCCGATCGGCCAAGGCCCGGACGATCGGCGGCCTGATCGAGGCGATGGGCGACGCCCTGCGGGCCGTCCGTCCCGCCGACGTGCTGGGCTGGTTCCGCCATAGCGGATATCAGCCCCGCCGATCAAGCGATACACCCGACGAGAAACCGCTCTAA
- a CDS encoding IS630 transposase-related protein has translation MKAYSTDLRERVVAACDAGDATREQVAARFSVSVAWIRKLIRQRRETGSIAPKPRGGGRAPAFDADAALRLREAVRADDDATLQQLARAAGVACCSSAVHRALVRLGITRKKSRGGRPSRTAPG, from the coding sequence ATGAAAGCCTACTCGACCGACCTCCGCGAGCGGGTGGTCGCGGCGTGCGACGCCGGCGACGCCACCCGCGAGCAGGTCGCCGCCCGCTTCTCGGTGAGCGTCGCGTGGATCCGCAAGCTGATCCGCCAGCGTCGCGAGACCGGCTCGATCGCCCCCAAGCCTCGCGGCGGCGGGCGGGCGCCGGCCTTCGACGCCGACGCCGCCCTGCGGCTCCGAGAGGCGGTCCGGGCCGACGACGACGCCACGCTGCAGCAGTTGGCCCGCGCCGCCGGCGTGGCGTGCTGCAGCTCGGCCGTGCACCGGGCGCTCGTCCGCCTGGGGATCACTCGCAAAAAAAGTCGCGGCGGGCGGCCGAGCAGGACCGCCCCGGGCTGA